The sequence CCTCGGCTACGTCCTGAGCCTTTCGGCCCTGCCGAGGCCGGTGAGTTCGCGGGACGGCGCAACCCCCGCCGCGGCCCACACGCCGCGGGCTTCGCGCGACCTCCACTCCAAGATCGCGCTCGCCTGACCATGCCCCTGCCTCGATTTGGATGGCGGGTTCGATACCTGCTGCCCGTTGTCTTGCTTGCAGCCGTGCTCGGGTTCACGTGGACGCGGCTGACACGCAGCCGCGGCGACCAACGGGCATCATTCACGCCCGCGATTCAGCAGTGCGATGCGCAAGGGCCCCTGCGTTACTGCATCAACACGGCCGCCGGGGGCACCAACGGCGACATCGTCTATCACCACCACGGGCGCAATCTCGACGAGACGATCTGGAACGACGACACCTACTTCACCGGCATGCTGCAGGCGCAATGGCAGGCCACCGGAGCCCTCCCGCCCACGGTCGTGACCGTCTCCTACGGCTCGACCTGGATCCTGACACCGAAGGGGAAGCAGGAGGACAGCGGGCTGCTGGATGACTTCATGTCACGGCTGCCTGCGCTCGAAGCGAAGGTAGGGCGTCCCCGGCGGCGGATGCTGCTGGGCGAGTCGATGGGTGGGCTCAACGTCCTGGTCGCGGGCCTTTCCCATCCGGAGCAGTTCGCGAAGGTCGCGGCGCTCTGCCCGGGCGTCTACGCCGACACGCCGTTCTCCTCTTTCG comes from Corallococcus macrosporus and encodes:
- a CDS encoding alpha/beta hydrolase-fold protein, encoding MPLPRFGWRVRYLLPVVLLAAVLGFTWTRLTRSRGDQRASFTPAIQQCDAQGPLRYCINTAAGGTNGDIVYHHHGRNLDETIWNDDTYFTGMLQAQWQATGALPPTVVTVSYGSTWILTPKGKQEDSGLLDDFMSRLPALEAKVGRPRRRMLLGESMGGLNVLVAGLSHPEQFAKVAALCPGVYADTPFSSFGTIRASMERTGADPKIVFGVWWMARKYVADEAEWRRVSPLDLVEQAGPDHPELYLSCGLYDAYGNYEGTERLANLARERGVRTEWHPLYGGHCASDVASLADFLVK